The proteins below come from a single Thermoflexus hugenholtzii JAD2 genomic window:
- a CDS encoding ECF transporter S component — MARKALTWLILLIVVVLLMGLASLMTGPEGVRLQGFGWLLWVAIGAVIVYIIYFATADHPAWQIGTREVVYMAIGAALYGVFSYLFNGTVFVVPSVSQVALRPAIVFPVFFGYVFGPAVGFFTGAVGNILGDFLTGWGVFPAWDIGNGLVGLVAGLPVILGRERALNILTGVVAAVGVALSLWAMTTEIESPFFGGPLSPLMRWVPLIGAALVVALRFALGGNIALASVIVWGAVANIVGIGFAAIADIWINGYPPAVALLGEFVPAAGPNILHAAILTPLLVGAYNALQQQLGRGAGVA, encoded by the coding sequence ATGGCGCGCAAGGCTCTGACCTGGCTGATCTTATTGATCGTGGTCGTCCTGTTGATGGGGCTGGCCAGCCTGATGACCGGGCCGGAGGGAGTTCGGCTGCAGGGCTTCGGCTGGCTGCTCTGGGTGGCCATCGGGGCCGTGATCGTCTACATCATCTACTTCGCCACCGCGGATCATCCGGCCTGGCAGATCGGCACCCGTGAGGTCGTGTATATGGCCATCGGCGCTGCCCTCTACGGCGTCTTCTCTTATCTTTTCAATGGCACCGTCTTCGTGGTCCCCTCGGTGAGTCAGGTGGCGCTGCGCCCGGCCATCGTCTTCCCGGTCTTCTTCGGCTACGTCTTCGGACCCGCTGTCGGCTTCTTCACCGGGGCCGTGGGCAACATCCTGGGGGACTTCCTTACCGGCTGGGGGGTGTTCCCGGCGTGGGATATCGGGAACGGCCTGGTCGGCCTGGTGGCCGGGCTGCCGGTGATCCTGGGGCGCGAGCGGGCCCTGAACATCCTCACCGGTGTAGTGGCCGCGGTGGGGGTGGCGCTGAGCTTGTGGGCGATGACCACCGAGATTGAGAGCCCCTTCTTCGGCGGACCCCTCAGCCCGCTGATGCGCTGGGTGCCGCTCATCGGTGCGGCCCTGGTGGTGGCCCTGCGGTTCGCTTTGGGAGGGAACATCGCCCTGGCCTCAGTGATCGTCTGGGGGGCGGTGGCCAACATCGTGGGCATCGGCTTCGCGGCCATCGCCGACATCTGGATCAACGGCTATCCGCCCGCGGTGGCCCTGCTTGGGGAGTTCGTGCCGGCGGCGGGACCGAACATCCTCCACGCGGCCATCCTCACCCCGTTGCTGGTGGGCGCCTACAACGCCCTGCAGCAGCAACTGGGCCGGGGCGCCGGGGTGGCATGA
- a CDS encoding ABC transporter ATP-binding protein, protein MGPILEVRELTFRYAARPQPAIRDLSFALEEGEMALMAGPSGCGKSTLLRALNGLIPRSYKGELRGTIRIGGHDPRAWPMARLSQQVGTLLQDPERQIVAADVLHDVAFGLENLGWPRAKILERVEEVLHALGIAHLRDRPTFQLSGGEKQRVALAGVLAMAPRILLLDEPLASLDPQSAQEALAVFRQLHREGHTILLVEHRVEDALQAGPRRVLYLEDGRLVFDGDPESFFERVDPTAVKVPFRVWLQRWSALTRRPTPGVEIPPASPTAPPLVVFEDVSFGYGDGPDVLRGIQAEIRKGDSLAILGPNGAGKTTLLKLAMGLLKPRRGRVWVGGKETRAQTVASIARTIGYVFQSPSHMLFAPTVWEEVAFGPRNLGRPPHQVEADVRWALEQVGLLDQARSSPWALSFGQQKRVTIASVLSMRSRILVMDEPTAGQDYQTCMRLMNAIAELVFGTAQAADALVFITHDLDLALSFANRIWVMADGQLIADGPPEAVLSDPEVMRRGRLVPTSLLEANRQYLPRTGRFMRAERLCAWLQGVGSDSL, encoded by the coding sequence ATGGGTCCGATCCTGGAGGTTCGCGAGCTCACGTTCCGTTATGCGGCGCGGCCGCAGCCGGCCATCCGCGACCTCTCGTTCGCCCTAGAGGAGGGGGAGATGGCCTTGATGGCCGGCCCGAGCGGCTGCGGGAAGAGCACCCTCCTGCGGGCGTTGAACGGGCTGATCCCCCGCAGCTACAAAGGGGAGCTGCGAGGCACCATCCGCATCGGGGGCCACGATCCCCGCGCATGGCCCATGGCCCGGCTCTCCCAGCAGGTGGGAACCCTGCTTCAGGATCCGGAGCGTCAGATTGTGGCCGCCGACGTGCTGCACGATGTGGCCTTCGGGCTGGAGAACCTGGGCTGGCCACGGGCGAAGATCCTGGAGCGGGTGGAGGAGGTCCTGCACGCCCTGGGGATCGCCCATCTGCGCGATCGGCCCACGTTCCAGCTCTCCGGGGGGGAGAAGCAGCGGGTGGCCCTGGCGGGGGTGCTGGCCATGGCCCCACGGATCCTGTTGCTGGACGAGCCCCTCGCTTCCCTGGATCCCCAGAGCGCCCAGGAGGCCCTGGCGGTCTTCCGCCAGCTTCATCGGGAGGGTCACACCATCCTGCTGGTGGAGCATCGGGTGGAGGACGCCCTCCAGGCGGGCCCCAGGCGGGTGCTGTATTTGGAGGACGGACGCTTGGTCTTCGATGGGGATCCGGAGTCCTTCTTCGAACGCGTGGATCCGACCGCGGTGAAGGTTCCGTTCCGGGTCTGGCTTCAGCGCTGGTCGGCGCTGACGCGGCGCCCGACGCCGGGGGTGGAGATCCCTCCGGCCTCTCCCACCGCGCCTCCGCTGGTTGTCTTCGAGGACGTGTCCTTCGGCTACGGAGATGGTCCCGATGTGCTGCGGGGGATCCAGGCGGAGATCCGGAAAGGGGACAGCCTGGCCATCCTCGGCCCCAACGGCGCAGGCAAGACGACATTGCTGAAGCTGGCCATGGGGCTGCTCAAGCCCCGAAGGGGCCGGGTCTGGGTCGGAGGAAAGGAGACACGGGCGCAGACGGTGGCCAGCATCGCCCGCACCATCGGCTATGTGTTCCAGAGCCCCAGCCATATGCTCTTCGCCCCCACGGTGTGGGAGGAGGTGGCTTTCGGGCCCCGGAACCTGGGCCGCCCTCCCCATCAGGTCGAAGCCGACGTCCGCTGGGCCCTGGAGCAGGTGGGGTTGCTGGACCAGGCCCGCTCCTCCCCATGGGCCCTGAGTTTCGGTCAGCAGAAGCGGGTGACCATCGCTTCGGTCCTCAGCATGCGGAGCCGGATCCTGGTGATGGACGAGCCCACGGCAGGCCAGGACTATCAGACCTGCATGCGCTTGATGAACGCCATCGCCGAGCTGGTCTTCGGGACGGCCCAGGCAGCGGACGCCCTGGTGTTCATCACCCATGATCTGGATCTGGCCCTCTCCTTCGCCAACCGCATCTGGGTGATGGCGGATGGTCAGCTGATCGCCGACGGCCCCCCGGAGGCCGTGCTGAGCGATCCGGAGGTGATGCGCCGGGGGCGGCTGGTCCCGACCTCTCTGCTGGAGGCGAACCGCCAGTATCTTCCCCGAACCGGCCGCTTCATGCGGGCCGAGCGCCTGTGCGCCTGGCTCCAGGGTGTTGGGAGTGATTCTTTATAA
- a CDS encoding pyridoxal phosphate-dependent aminotransferase: MRLAERMSRLGTETAFEVLARAKALEAQGREIIHLEIGEPDFDTPAHIKAAAVRALDEGWTHYTPAAGIPALREAIADYIRRTRGIPVGPEHVVVVPGGKPIMFFAILALVEEGDEVIYPNPGFPIYESMIRFVGARPVPLRLRMENEFRVDVEELARLITPRTRMLILNSPANPTGGVLTREDLEAIAELCLKHDLVVLSDEIYSRILYEGEHISIASFPGMLERTIILDGFSKTYAMTGWRLGYGVMPEPLAEAVTRLMINSNSCTAAFTQIAGIAALTGPQDDVDRMVAAFRERREVMVEGLNRLPGFRCLKPKGAFYAFPNIEGTGMSSRELASYLLEEAGVAVLSGTAFGEYGEGFLRLSFANSIENIQKALERIEKALQRLPIRAAAS, from the coding sequence ATGCGGCTGGCAGAGCGGATGTCCCGCTTGGGCACGGAGACGGCCTTTGAGGTGCTGGCGCGGGCCAAGGCCCTGGAGGCCCAGGGGCGGGAGATCATCCATCTGGAGATCGGGGAGCCAGACTTCGACACCCCGGCCCACATCAAGGCCGCTGCCGTCCGCGCCTTGGACGAGGGATGGACCCACTACACCCCCGCCGCCGGGATCCCCGCCCTGCGGGAGGCCATCGCCGACTACATCCGCCGCACCCGGGGAATCCCCGTCGGGCCCGAGCACGTGGTGGTGGTGCCCGGCGGCAAGCCCATCATGTTCTTCGCCATTCTGGCCCTGGTGGAGGAGGGGGACGAGGTCATCTATCCCAACCCTGGCTTCCCCATCTATGAGTCCATGATCCGCTTCGTGGGCGCTCGCCCCGTCCCCCTGCGCCTGCGCATGGAGAACGAGTTCCGGGTGGATGTGGAGGAGCTGGCCCGCCTGATCACCCCCCGCACCCGCATGCTCATCCTCAACTCCCCCGCCAACCCTACCGGCGGGGTGCTGACCCGAGAGGACCTGGAAGCCATCGCCGAGCTGTGCCTGAAACACGATTTGGTGGTGCTCTCCGATGAGATCTACAGCCGCATCCTCTATGAAGGGGAACACATCAGCATCGCCAGCTTCCCCGGGATGCTGGAGCGCACCATCATCCTGGACGGCTTCAGCAAGACCTACGCCATGACCGGCTGGCGCTTGGGCTACGGGGTGATGCCCGAACCCCTGGCCGAGGCCGTCACCCGACTGATGATCAACTCCAATTCCTGCACCGCCGCCTTCACCCAGATCGCCGGCATCGCCGCCCTCACCGGCCCCCAGGACGACGTCGATCGCATGGTGGCCGCCTTCCGGGAGCGCCGTGAGGTGATGGTGGAGGGGCTCAACCGCCTCCCCGGCTTCCGCTGCCTGAAACCTAAAGGCGCCTTCTACGCTTTCCCCAACATCGAAGGGACCGGGATGTCCTCCCGGGAGCTGGCCAGCTATCTCCTGGAGGAAGCGGGGGTGGCCGTGCTCTCCGGCACGGCCTTCGGGGAATACGGCGAGGGCTTCCTGCGTCTCTCCTTCGCCAACTCCATCGAGAACATCCAGAAGGCCCTGGAGCGCATCGAAAAAGCCCTCCAGCGCCTCCCCATCCGCGCGGCGGCCTCATAA
- a CDS encoding CapA family protein has product MGRILLLVFLAGCGAWGESAAPPDPTPTAAPSPLPSPIPTPARWPIRLHPALPEEVRSEITQRLARDPRWGVGDSGVEIGPVSPDDPGRLGMWIYALAAPFPTVTDGVSFAALRARWQGQASLPGPLFVAPETMRLFAAWWGPPDPQVVIPVPEAELVDRLWATRPAWALVPFHRLEPRLKVIAVDGLSPMERGLDPRRYPLAVGFGVESASPGFPTGELQRAVGKLTNRDEDRMTILAMTGVTALVRGTAVQMERYGVLFPARDIAPWLQGADLTHISNEVSFWEGCPPPRPRSGVVFCSDPRYVELLTYIGTDIVELTGNHLADYGKEPLRKTLALYRRLGMRYYGGGENLEEALRPLQIEHNGNRLAFVGCNPVGPAYDWATPTEPGAAPCVPELHEAVRRLRAEGWLPIVTLQYWEFYDYAPTPQQVQDFRFWRDLGAVIVSGSQGHHAQTFEVGPGWFIHYGLGNLFFDQVDPIGVRQTFIDWHVFYEGRYLGVLLRTAFLEDLARPRPMTPEERRALLEWLFALMPE; this is encoded by the coding sequence TTGGGGCGGATCCTGCTGCTGGTCTTCCTGGCCGGGTGCGGGGCTTGGGGGGAATCCGCTGCGCCGCCGGATCCTACCCCCACCGCGGCGCCTTCCCCGCTCCCCTCGCCGATCCCGACGCCGGCCCGCTGGCCGATCCGCCTGCATCCGGCCCTTCCGGAGGAGGTGCGGTCGGAGATCACGCAGCGCCTCGCTCGGGATCCCCGCTGGGGGGTCGGCGATTCCGGGGTGGAGATCGGTCCCGTCTCTCCAGACGACCCCGGACGTCTGGGGATGTGGATCTACGCGCTGGCCGCGCCGTTCCCCACCGTGACCGACGGGGTTTCCTTCGCCGCGTTGCGGGCGCGCTGGCAGGGTCAGGCCAGCCTCCCCGGGCCTCTCTTCGTCGCCCCGGAGACCATGCGATTGTTTGCGGCGTGGTGGGGGCCCCCGGATCCCCAGGTCGTGATCCCGGTCCCGGAGGCGGAGCTGGTGGATCGCCTGTGGGCGACGCGCCCGGCCTGGGCCCTGGTCCCCTTCCACCGCCTGGAGCCCCGGCTGAAGGTGATCGCGGTGGATGGCCTCTCCCCCATGGAGCGCGGCCTGGATCCCCGACGGTATCCACTGGCCGTGGGGTTCGGTGTGGAGTCGGCCTCCCCAGGGTTCCCGACAGGGGAACTCCAGCGGGCGGTGGGGAAGCTCACAAACCGGGATGAGGATCGGATGACGATCCTGGCGATGACAGGGGTCACCGCCCTGGTGCGGGGCACGGCGGTCCAGATGGAGCGTTACGGGGTCCTGTTCCCGGCTCGGGATATCGCCCCGTGGCTACAGGGGGCGGATCTCACCCACATCAGCAACGAGGTCTCATTCTGGGAAGGGTGTCCACCCCCGCGGCCCCGGAGCGGGGTGGTGTTCTGCAGCGATCCCCGTTACGTGGAGCTGTTGACCTACATCGGCACGGACATCGTGGAGCTCACCGGGAACCACCTGGCGGACTACGGGAAGGAGCCGTTGCGGAAGACGCTGGCCCTCTACCGGCGTCTGGGGATGCGCTATTACGGGGGTGGGGAGAACCTGGAGGAGGCCCTGCGGCCGCTGCAGATCGAGCACAACGGGAACCGCTTGGCCTTCGTGGGCTGCAACCCGGTGGGCCCGGCTTACGACTGGGCCACCCCGACGGAGCCGGGGGCGGCCCCGTGCGTGCCGGAACTCCATGAGGCCGTCCGTCGCCTGCGGGCGGAGGGGTGGCTCCCCATCGTTACCCTGCAATACTGGGAGTTCTACGACTACGCCCCGACCCCTCAGCAGGTCCAGGACTTCCGGTTCTGGCGGGATCTGGGGGCGGTGATCGTCAGCGGCAGCCAGGGCCACCACGCGCAGACCTTTGAGGTGGGGCCGGGGTGGTTCATCCACTACGGGCTGGGGAACCTGTTCTTCGACCAGGTGGATCCCATCGGGGTCCGGCAGACCTTCATCGACTGGCATGTGTTCTACGAGGGGCGATATCTGGGGGTGCTGTTGCGGACGGCCTTCCTGGAGGATCTCGCCCGTCCGCGCCCGATGACCCCGGAGGAGCGTCGGGCGCTGCTGGAGTGGTTGTTCGCGCTGATGCCGGAGTGA
- a CDS encoding M67 family metallopeptidase, whose translation MGHLDPEAEPLFLSPTHAARILTHVQAEWPLEACGLLGGVGRRVLQVYPVRNELASPVRYRVHPEDLIRVVQELESRGWELVGIYHSHPHGPPVPSPTDVAEAYYPESVYLIAAPVQGEWRLRAFRIVNGQVREVPIRLVEDVSP comes from the coding sequence ATGGGCCATCTGGATCCGGAAGCGGAACCCCTATTTCTGAGCCCAACGCATGCGGCCCGCATCCTCACCCACGTCCAGGCGGAGTGGCCCCTGGAGGCCTGCGGGCTGCTCGGAGGCGTAGGCCGCCGGGTGCTGCAGGTGTATCCGGTCCGCAACGAGCTGGCCAGCCCGGTCCGCTACCGCGTCCACCCCGAGGATCTCATCCGAGTGGTGCAGGAGCTGGAGTCCCGAGGCTGGGAGCTGGTGGGGATCTATCATTCCCATCCCCACGGCCCCCCGGTCCCTTCTCCGACCGACGTGGCCGAGGCCTATTACCCGGAGTCCGTCTACCTGATCGCCGCCCCGGTCCAGGGGGAATGGCGTCTGCGGGCCTTCCGGATCGTGAACGGCCAGGTGCGGGAGGTTCCCATCCGGCTGGTGGAGGATGTCTCGCCGTGA
- a CDS encoding sulfurtransferase TusA family protein, with amino-acid sequence MQEEREIQALRPTRELDIRGEVCPYTYVKTRLALEELEVGQVLRVLVDYEPATHNVPRSVAVQGDEVLRVEPIGEGAWAIWIRKRNPYF; translated from the coding sequence ATGCAGGAGGAACGGGAAATCCAGGCGCTCCGCCCGACCCGGGAGCTGGACATCCGGGGGGAGGTATGCCCATATACCTACGTGAAGACGCGCCTGGCCCTGGAGGAGCTGGAGGTGGGCCAGGTGCTCCGGGTGCTGGTGGATTACGAGCCGGCCACCCACAACGTCCCCCGCAGCGTGGCCGTGCAGGGGGACGAGGTGCTCCGGGTGGAGCCGATTGGGGAGGGTGCATGGGCCATCTGGATCCGGAAGCGGAACCCCTATTTCTGA
- a CDS encoding haloacid dehalogenase type II: MRDYRYLTLDCYGTLIDWRTGLAEHLGGLLRRHGVDPAPEELLRVYVEEEHRLESGPYHRYREILMESARATAARFGVSLSEDEARRFAESLPSWPPFPDTVDGLKALRVLGFRRIILSNVDRDLLAETVRRHGLEIDGAITAEDTRTYKPNPQHWLAFCARYGARREEILHIAQSLLHDIRPALRLKIDCVWLNRYREPVPEDVRPTEMFYDMDALVGWLLTR; this comes from the coding sequence ATGCGCGACTATCGCTATCTCACGCTCGATTGTTACGGAACTTTGATCGACTGGCGGACGGGACTTGCCGAGCATCTCGGCGGGCTCCTGCGCCGGCATGGGGTGGACCCGGCGCCGGAGGAGCTGCTTCGGGTGTATGTGGAGGAGGAGCACCGCCTGGAGTCAGGCCCTTACCATCGATATCGGGAGATCCTGATGGAGAGCGCCCGGGCGACTGCCGCCCGCTTCGGGGTTTCCCTGTCCGAGGATGAGGCGAGGCGCTTCGCCGAGAGCCTCCCGAGCTGGCCGCCCTTCCCCGACACCGTGGACGGCCTAAAGGCGCTCCGGGTGCTGGGCTTCCGCCGCATCATCCTCTCCAACGTGGACCGGGATCTACTGGCGGAGACGGTGCGGCGTCACGGCCTGGAGATCGACGGCGCTATCACCGCGGAGGACACCCGCACCTACAAGCCCAACCCCCAGCATTGGCTGGCCTTCTGCGCCCGCTACGGCGCCCGCCGGGAGGAGATCCTGCACATCGCTCAGAGCCTCCTCCACGATATCCGGCCGGCTCTCCGGCTGAAGATCGACTGCGTCTGGCTGAACCGCTATCGGGAGCCGGTCCCCGAGGACGTGCGGCCCACCGAGATGTTCTATGACATGGACGCCCTGGTGGGCTGGTTGCTGACGCGATGA